Proteins encoded by one window of Mariniplasma anaerobium:
- a CDS encoding flavodoxin encodes MADVLLVYWSGTGNTEIMAEKIKEGLESTGASVVYRSVDAVEASEVSGFDKIVFGCPSMGVESLEEDEFEPFFEEVKSELTGKKVAIFGSYGWGDGEWMDAWEESVKETGANLYESGFKINSTPSSEEEDECFEFGVAFGKY; translated from the coding sequence ATGGCCGACGTATTATTAGTATATTGGAGTGGAACAGGTAACACAGAAATTATGGCGGAAAAGATCAAGGAAGGTCTAGAATCTACAGGAGCAAGTGTTGTTTATAGAAGTGTTGATGCAGTTGAAGCAAGTGAAGTTTCTGGATTTGATAAAATAGTATTTGGATGTCCATCTATGGGCGTAGAATCATTAGAAGAAGATGAGTTTGAACCATTCTTTGAAGAAGTAAAAAGTGAATTAACAGGTAAAAAAGTTGCGATATTTGGTTCATATGGATGGGGCGATGGCGAGTGGATGGATGCATGGGAAGAAAGTGTGAAAGAAACAGGCGCAAATCTTTATGAATCAGGATTCAAAATCAATTCAACACCAAGTTCTGAAGAAGAAGATGAATGTTTCGAATTTGGAGTAGCTTTTGGAAAATATTAA
- a CDS encoding DNA polymerase III subunit alpha: protein MYGTLYLQSSYSMLKNTIPLPVLIENAKKGNYDFIALSDEQLHGMLHLFKHAEKHHIKPILGLKVSVNYTLGQTGFLVFVKNNVGYQNILKISLLKSKNELTYEALVKYQEGLIFVTSGQDTIINQLILNKQSDQALSIMIEFKQKFESFYLGLSLDTFDMEVIVAPKLKELAKQVNLKYLPIHETSYLIEDDKVAYEALRKIDDDSHQMPEDAHYQFMDKDTLIKHFSDYKEVFTNLDEMVNLVNFKWVAPVFDMPKYEIKGTSSKAYLKSLAIKGLKKRLEGTQKTHHIYQERLLYELSVIHDMGFDHYFLIVFDFVRYAKTHDILVGPGRGSAAGSLVSYCLGITDVDPIEYDLLFERFLNPERITMPDIDLDFPDNKRDEVISYVKEKYGKDHMISIITFGTFAVRSSIRDIARVMKIDIQRVNAIIKRVLNDQVDTKDQETVRLLEVAKKIEGLPRHTGTHAAGMILAEQDLSQYIPLLENQDGFYQSQFEASDLESLGLLKIDFLGIRNLQIIHDVIELIKLENPKFQLNQIPLDDTKTYDLLSQARSEGVFQLESNGMKNVLRKLKPNTFEDIIALLALFRPGPMDHIDEYIERRNGKPYEIIHPQLTDILKPTYGIIIYQEQIMRIANEFAGYTLAQADLLRRGISKKNLEILEKERLRFIEKCAAKNYSKDIAETIYDLIVKFANYGFNRSHSVAYSLVAYQMAYLKANHFQKFMTVLLSNSMGNVKTTYEYITDLRRHHIDVLPPDINKSTDTFILKDNQIILPLLSIKSIGKAQVQKIIDARADTPFKDFHDFKMRLKNVINDKNIEMLIHSGALDSFKLNHHTMIENKDASHAGYELYITDFKLQEHEEYGFRDLALNEKEAIGFNLVYHPLQMYQAYIKEHKLQTIEDLNTQKQIRFLGFITHKKIIKTKQGKPMVFITIDDGQHQIEATLFTQTYLDYESLLDEQIKMFDIKENVFKEKKTYVVDKIFTIEKVSG, encoded by the coding sequence ATGTATGGAACATTATATTTACAAAGTTCATATTCTATGCTAAAAAACACAATTCCTCTACCTGTATTAATTGAAAATGCAAAAAAAGGAAATTATGATTTTATAGCACTATCAGATGAGCAACTTCACGGTATGCTCCATCTTTTTAAACATGCAGAAAAACACCATATAAAACCTATTTTAGGTCTTAAGGTAAGTGTTAACTATACTTTGGGTCAAACAGGATTTTTAGTTTTTGTAAAAAACAATGTAGGATATCAAAATATATTAAAAATCAGTTTACTTAAAAGTAAAAATGAGTTAACCTATGAGGCTTTAGTTAAGTATCAAGAAGGGTTAATATTCGTAACATCGGGTCAAGATACAATCATCAATCAATTGATTTTAAATAAACAAAGTGATCAAGCATTGAGTATCATGATTGAATTTAAACAAAAATTTGAAAGTTTTTATTTAGGATTATCTTTAGATACATTTGATATGGAAGTTATAGTCGCACCTAAACTTAAAGAATTAGCAAAACAAGTTAATTTAAAATATCTGCCAATTCATGAAACATCTTATCTCATAGAAGATGATAAGGTTGCATATGAAGCATTAAGAAAAATAGATGATGACTCTCATCAAATGCCAGAAGATGCACATTATCAATTTATGGATAAAGACACATTAATCAAGCATTTTTCGGATTACAAGGAAGTTTTTACAAATCTTGATGAGATGGTCAATTTAGTTAACTTCAAATGGGTTGCACCTGTATTTGATATGCCAAAATATGAAATCAAAGGCACATCTTCAAAAGCTTATTTAAAATCTTTAGCAATTAAAGGATTAAAAAAGCGATTAGAAGGCACTCAAAAAACACATCATATCTATCAAGAAAGATTGTTATATGAATTAAGTGTTATTCATGATATGGGATTTGATCATTATTTTTTAATTGTTTTTGATTTTGTGAGATATGCAAAAACTCATGATATTTTAGTAGGTCCTGGTAGAGGATCAGCTGCAGGATCTTTAGTGTCATATTGTTTAGGGATCACAGATGTTGATCCAATAGAATATGATCTTCTTTTTGAACGTTTTTTAAATCCTGAGAGAATTACAATGCCAGATATTGATCTAGATTTTCCTGATAATAAAAGAGATGAAGTTATCTCATATGTTAAAGAAAAATATGGGAAAGATCATATGATATCAATCATCACATTTGGAACATTTGCTGTTCGCTCATCGATTAGAGATATTGCAAGAGTTATGAAAATTGATATTCAAAGAGTTAATGCGATTATCAAAAGAGTTTTAAATGATCAAGTAGATACTAAGGATCAAGAAACAGTACGATTATTAGAAGTTGCAAAAAAAATAGAAGGCTTACCTAGACATACAGGCACACATGCTGCAGGTATGATTTTAGCTGAGCAAGATCTAAGTCAATACATTCCTCTATTAGAAAATCAAGATGGATTTTATCAATCACAATTTGAAGCAAGTGATTTAGAATCTTTAGGGTTACTTAAGATAGATTTTTTAGGTATTAGAAACTTACAAATTATTCATGATGTTATAGAATTAATTAAACTTGAAAACCCTAAATTTCAATTAAATCAAATACCTTTAGATGATACTAAAACCTATGATTTATTAAGCCAGGCAAGAAGTGAAGGTGTCTTTCAATTAGAATCAAATGGTATGAAAAATGTACTAAGAAAATTAAAGCCAAATACATTCGAAGATATCATCGCATTACTAGCTTTATTTAGACCAGGACCAATGGATCATATAGATGAATATATTGAAAGAAGAAATGGTAAACCTTATGAAATAATTCATCCTCAATTAACAGATATTTTAAAGCCTACTTATGGCATTATTATATATCAAGAACAAATCATGAGAATCGCAAATGAATTTGCTGGATATACGCTTGCTCAAGCGGATTTACTGAGAAGAGGTATATCTAAGAAAAACTTAGAAATACTAGAAAAAGAGAGACTAAGATTTATTGAAAAATGTGCAGCGAAAAACTACTCAAAAGACATCGCTGAAACGATCTATGATTTGATTGTTAAATTTGCTAATTATGGATTCAATAGAAGCCATAGCGTTGCATACAGTTTAGTCGCATATCAAATGGCATATTTAAAAGCAAACCATTTTCAAAAATTCATGACAGTTCTATTATCAAATAGTATGGGAAATGTTAAAACAACCTATGAATATATCACTGATTTAAGAAGACATCATATTGATGTTCTTCCACCGGATATTAATAAATCTACGGATACATTTATATTAAAAGATAATCAAATTATTCTTCCTTTATTGTCAATTAAAAGTATTGGAAAAGCTCAAGTTCAAAAGATTATAGATGCTCGAGCAGACACACCATTTAAAGATTTTCACGATTTTAAAATGCGATTAAAAAATGTGATAAATGATAAAAACATAGAGATGCTAATTCATAGTGGAGCATTAGATAGTTTTAAATTAAATCATCATACAATGATTGAAAATAAAGATGCAAGTCATGCAGGATATGAGTTGTATATTACTGATTTCAAATTACAAGAGCATGAAGAGTATGGTTTTAGAGATCTAGCTCTAAATGAAAAAGAAGCAATAGGATTTAATCTAGTTTATCATCCTTTGCAAATGTATCAAGCATATATTAAAGAGCATAAGCTACAAACAATAGAAGATTTAAATACCCAAAAACAAATTCGTTTTCTTGGATTTATTACGCATAAAAAAATAATTAAAACTAAACAAGGCAAACCAATGGTTTTTATTACTATAGATGATGGACAACATCAAATAGAAGCAACCCTGTTTACACAAACTTATTTAGATTATGAATCATTACTTGATGAACAAATTAAGATGTTTGATATTAAAGAAAATGTATTCAAAGAGAAAAAAACATATGTTGTTGATAAAATATTCACCATAGAAAAAGTAAGTGGATAA
- a CDS encoding cation diffusion facilitator family transporter — MTKQSRKKILSAIYIGLIANIFLTLIKIGFGLWGNAQSLVSDGINSFSDIFMSLMIFFVLKVATKKPDHNHPYGHQKFEGLAYFTIGIIFSFTAIFIGYRAVASIIEYSINQSAVLKPDIITLYISILSLGVKIGLTIFYFKLNKLYKNPTIKAEYKNHFFDIWSTSLTVIVLVLAQYNLIIFDYIGSLIISFFILRLSISILKEAATFLVDQAPDNSELKHIRDYISSVDGVVTIDDLKARMHMTELYVDVEIGVKENLSLKEAHEIAEYVHEHVEHKFEEVIHCMVHVNPHK, encoded by the coding sequence ATGACAAAACAAAGTAGAAAAAAAATATTATCAGCAATTTATATCGGATTAATAGCCAACATTTTTTTAACTCTTATTAAAATAGGGTTTGGATTATGGGGTAATGCACAATCACTCGTATCAGATGGGATCAACTCATTTTCTGATATTTTTATGAGTTTAATGATATTTTTTGTTTTAAAAGTTGCAACAAAAAAACCTGATCACAATCATCCATATGGGCATCAAAAATTTGAAGGACTTGCATATTTTACCATTGGCATCATCTTCTCATTTACAGCTATTTTTATAGGGTATAGAGCCGTAGCGTCAATCATAGAATATAGTATTAACCAAAGTGCTGTGCTTAAACCAGACATCATCACGTTATATATCTCAATTTTAAGTTTAGGTGTTAAGATTGGACTAACCATCTTTTATTTTAAATTAAATAAGCTTTATAAAAATCCAACAATAAAAGCCGAATATAAAAATCATTTTTTCGATATTTGGTCTACATCCTTAACAGTCATTGTGCTTGTTTTAGCACAATATAATTTAATCATTTTTGATTACATTGGATCTTTAATCATTAGTTTCTTTATATTACGATTGTCAATCTCTATTTTAAAAGAAGCAGCAACATTTCTTGTTGATCAAGCACCTGATAATAGCGAACTCAAACATATTAGAGATTATATTTCTAGTGTAGATGGAGTTGTGACAATCGATGATTTGAAAGCAAGAATGCACATGACAGAATTATATGTTGATGTTGAAATAGGCGTAAAAGAAAACTTGTCTTTAAAAGAAGCACATGAAATAGCAGAATATGTACATGAGCATGTTGAGCATAAATTTGAAGAAGTCATTCATTGCATGGTTCATGTAAACCCTCATAAATAG